One window of the Pyrus communis chromosome 17, drPyrComm1.1, whole genome shotgun sequence genome contains the following:
- the LOC137722868 gene encoding signal peptidase complex subunit 3B-like has protein sequence MHSFGYRANALLTFAVTILALMCAMASISDNLNHPTPTTQVQVLNINWFQKQPNGNEEVSMTMNISADLQSLFTWNTKQVFVFLAAEYGTPKNSLNQISLWDGILPTKEHAKFWIHTSNKYRFIDQGTNLRGKEFNLTLHWHVMPKTGKMFADKIVMPGYRLPQEYR, from the exons ATGCATTCGTTTGGGTACAGAGCCAATGCTCTGCTGACCTTCGCAGTCACAATTTTGGCTCTGATGTGCGCCATGGCCTCCATCTCCGATAATCTCAACCACCCCACTCCCACTACCCAAGTCCAG GTGTTGAACATCAATTGGTTTCAGAAGCAACCAAATGGGAACGAGGAG GTCAGCATGACTATGAATATATCAGCAGATTTGCAGTCATTGTTTACATGGAACACAAAGCAG gtttttgtttttctagcCGCTGAGTATGGAACCCCAAAGAACTCACTGAATCAG ATTTCTCTTTGGGATGGTATCTTACCAACAAAAGAACATGCCAAGTTTTGGATTCATACTTCAAACAAGTACCGTTTCATTGATCAG GGAACCAATCTCCGAGGTAAAGAATTCAACTTGACGTTGCACTGGCATGTGATGCCCAAGACGGGCAAAATGTTCGCCGACAAGATCGTCATGCCGGGATATCGCTTGCCACAGGAGTACAGATGA
- the LOC137722275 gene encoding gamma conglutin 1-like has product MASFLPNLVLFFSCFSLLAFISAATLKTQLQIPIRPNKLVLRVQKDDATNLHVAQIYKRNPLVQFPFVIDLNGRFLTENCENQYLSLGYNAPFCHSTLCARANPNSPMTCRTCSSRTQIGCHPNACGLMTTNPVTRQSALGELAQDVLTISSTQGSGPGPMVQIPQFLFACAPSSILQNGLPKNVQGIAGLGHSPISLPYQLASHFGFPPKFAVCLPPSSVRSGVVFFGEGPYFMKPNIDVSQKLTYTPLIIGRQGEYYINVQSIKINNKIVPLNTSLLPYTPEQGVGGTMISTTTPYTILQTSIFRAVNQFYINQLQVPQVTPVAPFGVCFDARRYIGNSTAAFPSIDLVLDNNQNIIWRISAPNIFVQPRPFIGCLGFVDGGMKPQASIVIGAMQLEENLLQFDLTNSRLGFSNYLFPRTSCTNFNFGRSSTSAEESTESTDEP; this is encoded by the coding sequence ATGGCTTCTTTCCTTCCTAATTTGGTCCTTTTCTtctcttgtttttctcttcttgcTTTCATATCTGCGGCGACACTCAAAACCCAACTCCAAATCCCCATCAGGCCGAACAAGCTTGTCCTCAGGGTGCAGAAAGATGATGCAACCAATCTTCATGTGGCCCAAATTTACAAAAGAAACCCTTTAGTCCAATTCCCCTTCGTGATTGACCTAAATGGGAGGTTCTTAACAGAAAATTGTGAGAACCAGTACTTGTCATTGGGTTACAATGCCCCATTTTGCCACTCGACGCTGTGCGCTAGGGCTAATCCTAATAGCCCGATGACATGCCGCACATGCTCCTCTAGAACCCAAATAGGGTGCCACCCCAACGCGTGTGGGCTCATGACCACAAACCCCGTGACGCGTCAAAGCGCCTTAGGTGAGCTTGCGCAGGATGTCCTAACAATCTCATCAACCCAAGGCTCAGGTCCCGGCCCAATGGTCCAAATCCCTCAATTCCTATTTGCATGTGCACCTTCCAGCATATTGCAAAATGGGTTACCCAAAAACGTTCAAGGTATTGCTGGTCTAGGTCATTCCCCAATTTCCCTACCTTACCAACTAGCATCCCACTTTGGCTTCCCACCAAAATTCGCCGTGTGCCTTCCTCCTTCATCTGTCCGAAGTGGCGTCGTTTTCTTTGGGGAAGGACCTTATTTCATGAAACCGAACATCGACGTGTCGCAGAAGTTGACCTACACCCCACTGATCATAGGCAGGCAAGGAGAGTACTACATAAACGTTCAAtccatcaaaatcaacaacaagATTGTTCCACTCAACACATCTCTCTTGCCCTACACACCAGAACAAGGGGTTGGTGGGACAATGATCAGCACCACAACTCCCTACACAATCCTCCAAACCTCAATCTTTAGGGCAGTCAATCAGTTCTACATCAATCAGCTGCAAGTGCCCCAAGTGACACCCGTGGCGCCATTCGGGGTGTGTTTCGATGCAAGGAGATACATCGGCAACAGCACGGCCGCATTTCCTAGCATAGACCTTGTCCTAGATAACAACCAGAACATCATCTGGAGGATATCTGCTCCAAACATTTTCGTCCAGCCACGTCCCTTCATAGGGTGTCTAGGTTTTGTGGACGGCGGGATGAAGCCTCAGGCTTCGATCGTGATCGGGGCAATGCAGTTGGAGGAAAATCTGCTgcagtttgatttgacgaactCAAGGTTGGGATTTAGCAATTACTTATTCCCCAGGACTAGTTGTACCAACTTCAACTTTGGCAGATCCTCCACCAGTGCTGAAGAATCTACTGAGTCCACTGATGAGCCATAA
- the LOC137722928 gene encoding uncharacterized protein has translation MSNQNPSSGDRLRTSWTPAMERYFIDLMLDQVHRGNRLGHTFNKQAWNDMLMMFNGNFGTPYDMNTLKSHYTSLWRQFNDIKNLLDQNGFSWDNTRQMVIADKYAWDAYVKVHPDAQVYRNKALMTFNDLCLIYAHTQADGRYSLSSHDIDFDDEIQGMIDGAGVISPTPASKVKRNADWKPAMDEFFLNLMLDQLEKGSKMNNTFTKQAWKDMVTLFKKKFGSHYQTRFLKQLHKKLLKYYTDVRSILARKGFYWDTNRQMIVADDHVWGNYIQALPDARVYRKKPLLNYQDLNSIYASEISNGLLNHLDQDEEEREGQSFSFSGNGHLASFEDLDSEGLDFMTDGEDIQSHGNDIFSRKDWTPPMDRYLIDLLLEQLQKANKIDYSLDDQAWVDVLVLFKERFGLQYDKDLLRSRYKSLEKQYHDTKDLLDRRGFWWDETQQMVTAYDDVWDAYIKECPDTEAYRTKSKPNYNDLCLIYGNSNLGERYNQSGQAMGCNGDANYNHSYHRRTDWTPPMDRYFIDLILEQVRNGSMVNQKFSKLAWTDMVSKFRAQFGSQHDKDVLKSRFVNLRKRFNDMKTLLDQSGFTWDEMQQRITADGDLWDAHVKVRPDARSYRNRTLPNFNDLCLIYGNEDSLKRESSSNHSMDAEDDDPRVNVGDETQQTIFAEVDDVWDAYVKDHPYQPAYGNSILDYNDSTMINGNGVADGRSSYLSTEMGKTGFYMTFGGLQSRTMDYETSIQRKKRKPTASSTSASKRVQRTIKEEVQETLDEKPHRVNGFVGNEEDKDCCSIERIVDALETVPDMNDELFLEASQILEDERKAKMFVAMDVTARQKWLFRKLRQ, from the exons ATGAGCAACCAAAACCCATCAAGTGGTGATCGGTTAAGGACAAGTTGGACCCCAGCAATGGAACGTTATTTTATTGATCTTATGTTAGATCAGGTTCATAGGGGCAATAGATTGGGCCATACATTCAACAAACAAGCTTGGAATGACATGTTGATGATGTTTAATGGCAATTTCGGGACTCCATATGATATGAATACCTTGAAAAGTCATTACACTAGTCTGTGGAGGCAATTTAACGACATAAAGAACCTTCTTGATCAGAATGGATTTTCATGGGATAACACACGGCAAATGGTGATTGCAGATAAATATGCTTGGGACGCCTATGTCAAG GTTCACCCAGATGCTCAGGTCTACAGAAACAAAGCTCTGATGACCTTCAATGATTTGTGTTTGATATATGCACATACGCAAGCAGATGGAAGATACAGCCTTTCAAGTCATGATATAGATTTTGATGACGAAATTCAGGGGATGATTGATG GTGCTGGAGTGATTAGCCCTACCCCTGCAAGTAAAGTGAAAAGAAATGCAGATTGGAAACCAGCCATGGACGAATTTTTTCTGAATCTGATGCTGGACCAACTTGAAAAAGGcagtaaaatgaataatacgtTCACAAAACAAGCTTGGAAAGACATGGTCACGTTATTCAAAAAAAAGTTTGGTTCTCACTATCAAACAAGGTTCTTGAAACAGCTTCATAAGAAACTGTTGAAGTACTATACTGATGTTAGAAGCATACTTGCCAGAAAAGGATTTTATTGGGACACAAATCGACAAATGATTGTGGCTGATGATCATGTTTGGGGAAATTATATCCAG GCACTTCCAGATGCACGTGTATATAGGAAGAAACCCTTGCTGAACTATCAGGATTTGAACTCGATATATGCCAGTGAAATTAGCAATGGACTCCTTAATCATTTGGATCAAG ATGAAGAAGAAAGGGAGGGccaatccttttctttttctggtaaTGGTCATTTGGCTTCCTTTGAGGATCTTGACAGTGAAGGCCTAGATTTTATGACAG ACGGAGAAGACATTCAGAGCCATGGAAATGACATTTTTTCAAGGAAAGATTGGACACCTCCAATGGATCGTTATCTGATTGACCTTCTTCTGGAGCAACTGCAGAAAGCGAACAAGATTGATTACTCTTTGGACGACCAAGCGTGGGTAGATGTGCTTGTGTTATTCAAGGAAAGATTTGGTTTACAATACGACAAAGATCTCTTGAGGAGTCGCTACAAAAGTTTAGAGAAGCAATACCACGATACAAAAGATCTTCTGGATCGGAGAGGGTTTTGGTGGGACGAAACACAGCAAATGGTCACAGCATATGATGATGTTTGGGATGCTTATATTAAG GAATGCCCTGATACGGAAGCGTATAGAACGAAATCCAAGCCAAATTATAATGATTTGTGCTTGATTTATGGAAACTCAAATTTGGGGGAAAGATACAACCAATCAGGTCAAGCCATGGGCTGTAACGGTGATG CCAATTATAACCATAGCTATCACCGGAGAACTGATTGGACACCTCCAATGGACCGATATTTCATTGATCTAATATTAGAGCAAGTTCGCAACGGAAGTATGGTTAACCAAAAGTTCAGTAAACTAGCCTGGACTGATATGGTTTCTAAGTTCAGAGCACAGTTTGGTTCCCAGCATGACAAAGATGTCTTAAAAAGTCGTTTTGTGAATTTGAGGAAACGATTCAATGACATGAAAACTCTACTTGACCAAAGTGGGTTTACTTGGGATGAAATGCAGCAGAGGATAACTGCTGATGGTGATCTTTGGGATGCTCATGTCAAG GTGCGCCCTGATGCACGATCATACCGCAATAGAACCCTACCAAATTTCAATGATTTGTGCTTGATATATGGAAATGAAGACAGTCTTAAAAGGGAGAGTTCATCTAATCACTCTATGGATGCCGAGGATGATGATCCGAGAGTTAATGTTG GGGATGAAACTCAGCAGACAATATTCGCAGAAGTTGACGATGTCTGGGACGCTTATGTGAAG gATCACCCATATCAACCTGCATATGGAAATAGCATCTTGGACTACAATGATTCGACTATGATAAATGGCAATGGAGTCGCTGATGGAAGATCAAGTTATTTGAGTACGGAAATGGGGAAAACGGGATTTTATATGACCTTTGGTGGCTTGCAATCCCGAACCATGGACTATGAAACATCGATTCAGCGAAAGAAGCGAAAACCAACAGCTTCATCCACCTCAGCTAGCAAGAGAGTTCAAAGAACCATCAAGGAGGAGGTACAAGAAACCTTAGATGAGAAACCACATAGAGTAAACGGGTTCGTCGGCAATGAAGAGGACAAAGACTGCTGCTCAATAGAACGCATTGttgatgcacttgaaacggtacCTGACATGAATGATGAGCTCTTCTTGGAAGCTTCTCAGATTCTAGAAGACGAGAGGAAGGCGAAGATGTTTGTGGCGATGGATGTAACAGCCCGACAGAAATGGTTATTCAGAAAACTCCGCCAGTAG
- the LOC137723022 gene encoding heavy metal-associated isoprenylated plant protein 34-like, whose translation MSKQEMMKLQTCVLKVNIDCDGCKHKIKKLLQKIDGVYTTSIDAEHSKVTVTGNVDPITIIKKLAKMGKHAELWGGSKGSNFNQAQLNNQFKNMAMPVQNAKGGGHQQHPQKGGGGHQQQPQKGGGGHQQQHQQMKGGNGNVMKAPQKDQKSVKFNLPAEGDEFDGSDFDEYDDEFDDEFDDDEFDDDYYDEEEELDHGHHQMAKNKAMGNIGNGAQGGPYGKMMPMMGGNNGHGPQVPAGMMNMLHAMNDKKLGGGGGGGGGGGGGSAKKGGVIDFPVQVKGMGGNNEKKNGKDGNGGKKSGGNSKGGDKKQGGKGKTEGKDGKKGGGLLGWLSRSTSIGRGGSKGGGDEKSKGKGNGGKKGGGKLEKNDFHDIDFNGKGGKGGKGGKEGKEGKDGKGGKGGKGGKGGKGGKGSDDDDEDMQQMGYMGRKGQMGQMGHVGNIGQMGQMPQMGQMGQMGQMPQMGQMGRGGENMGQMGQMGQMGSYPMGQMGNVPAVQGLPAQAMMNGGGGYYQGGMGAGNPYNQQQQQYMAMMMNQQRAAANGGNDMYHPMMYPRQPPPPMNYMPQQPMPSGPASDPYGNYFSDENPNGCSIM comes from the exons aTGAGTAAACAGGAGATGATGAAGCTTCAG ACCTGTGTTCTCAAGGTTAATATTGACTGTGATGGATGCAAGCATAAGATAAAGAAATTGCTGCAGAAAATCGATG GTGTGTACACAACAAGTATAGATGCAGAGCATAGCAAGGTGACTGTGACAGGGAATGTTGATCCAATCACAATCATCAAGAAACTTGCAAAAATGGGGAAACATGCAGAACTCTGGGGAGGTTCGAAGGGTTCAAATTTCAATCAAGCCCAGCTCAACAACCAGTTCAAGAACATGGCTATGCCGGTCCAGAACGCGAAGGGCGGTGGCCACCAGCAACATCCACAAAAGGGCGGAGGAGGCCATCAGCAACAACCACAAAAGGGCGGAGGAGGTCACCAGCAGCAACACCAACAAATGAAAGGGGGTAATGGTAATGTTATGAAGGCGCCTCAGAAGGACCAGAAGTCTGTGAAGTTCAATCTGCCGGCAGAAGGGGACGAATTTGACGGTAGCGATTTCGATGAGTATGACGATGAATTtgatgatgagtttgatgatgatgaattcGATGATGATTATTACGATGAGGAGGAAGAGCTTGATCATGGACATCATCAGATGGCTAAGAACAAGGCGATGGGTAATATTGGAAATGGGGCACAAGGAGGTCCTTATGGGAAGATGATGCCGATGATGGGTGGTAATAATGGCCATGGGCCACAGGTGCCTGCTGGGATGATGAATATGTTGCATGCGATGAACGACAAGAAGTtaggtggcggtggcggtggtgggGGCGGCGGTGGGGGAGGGTCTGCTAAGAAAGGCGGGGTGATTGATTTCCCTGTGCAAGTAAAGGGAATGGGTGGAAATAACGAAAAGAAGAATGGCAAGGACGGAAATGGAGGAAAGAAAAGCGGTGGAAATAGCAAGGGTGGGGATAAGAAACAAGGTGGTAAAGGTAAGACAGAGGGCAAAGATGGCAAAAAAGGAGGTGGCTTGCTAGGGTGGCTTAGCCGGAGTACGAGTATCGGACGAGGCGGTTCGAAAGGCGGTGGGGACGAGAAAAGTAAGGGCAAGGGCAATGGAGGCAAAAAGGGTGGGGGCAAACTTGAGAAAAATGATTTTCATGACATTGATTTCAATGGCAAAGGAGGCAAAGGAGGCAAGGGTGGGAAAGAAGGCAAGGAGGGCAAAGATGGAAAAGGAGGCAAAGGTGGCAAAGGAGGCAAAGGGGGCAAAGGTGGCAAAGGcagtgatgatgatgacgagGATATGCAACAAATGGGTTACATGGGCCGAAAGGGCCAGATGGGTCAAATGGGTCATGTGGGAAATATTGGTCAAATGGGGCAGATGCCTCAAATGGGCCAAATGGGTCAAATGGGGCAGATGCCTCAAATGGGCCAAATGGGGCGTGGTGGTGAGAATATGGGCCAGATGGGCCAAATGGGTCAAATGGGTAGCTATCCGATGGGGCAGATGGGTAATGTTCCTGCAGTACAAGGACTGCCTGCACAGGCGATGATGAACGGCGGAGGGGGATACTATCAAGGCGGTATGGGGGCCGGCAACCCATAtaatcagcagcagcagcaatacATGGCCATGATGATGAATCAGCAGAGAGCAGCAGCCAATGGTGGAAATGATATGTACCATCCAATGATGTACCCCCGTCAGCCGCCACCGCCGATGAACTACATGCCCCAACAGCCAATGCCATCAGGACCTGCATCTGATCCTTATGGCAACTACTTCAGTGATGAGAACCCTAATGGTTGTAGTATCATGTAA